Part of the Pseudarthrobacter sp. L1SW genome, TGCGGTGAAGGTGATGACGCTCCGGGTCGGATAGCCGGCAACATCCGGATCCGCAGCGTGCCGCACGTCCAGCGAAACGTCGTAACTGGTGGTACTGATCAGGGCTGAACGTTCGGCGGCTTCATCGCGCTGCAGATTCTCATGTGACACCCAGCTATCTAATCACGCAGCGGGTGTCCGAAATCACGCGGCGATCAGCAGGGCTGCCGCCAGTCCTAGGAGGGCAATCAGGAACCACGATGCGAGGGCCGCGAGGAGCGCGCGTCCGCCGGTGTGGAGGAGCGTCCGGACACGCACCGCGGACCCCAGCCCGAACAGTGCGGCGCCGAGCAGGATGTCCTGCAGCGCGCCGCCGGCCTCCAGCCATCCCGGCGCGAGCCACCCCGTGGAGCGAAGCCCCACCATGGCCACGAATCCCAGGACAAAAAGCGGCACCACCGGCGGAAGCTTGGTGTTCTGGCCGTCCCCGGTGTCCGCCGGCCGGGGTGCAAGACGGTGGTGCGCGCCGGCGATTGCTGCGACCGGAGCCAGCAGGAGCACCCGGGTGAGCTTGACCACGACGGCGATGCCCAGCGCCGCCGTTCCCGCCGTTTGCGCCGTGGCCACCACCTGGCCGACGTCGTGCACCGACGCGCCCGTCCAGGCGCCGAACACGGGCGCGCTGAGCCGCAGGGGATGGACCAGCAGGGGAAGGACGCCGATGGCAAGGGTTCCGCAGAGTGTCACGAGGGCCACCGGCAGGACGGTGTCGACGTGCCGGATCCGGCGGACGGCCGCCATGGCGCCGATCGCCGAAGCACCGCAGATGGAGAATCCGGTGGCCACCAGGAGCGAGGTCACCGGCGGCAGCCGGAAGAGCCGGGAGATGGCGTACGTCCCGCCGAAGCTCGCCGCCACCACGCCAACGATCAGGACGAGTGACAGCCATCCCAGGCCCAGCACGTCCATGATGCCGACCTTCAGGCCCAGCAGGACGATTCCGCCGCGCATCAGGTGTTTCCCGGCGAAGTCCAGCCCGGGCCGGGCCCTGCCGGCTGTCCAGGCTCCGGCAACAGGCAGGTTCGCGGCGAGGACGCCCAGGACCACCGCCAGCGTCATGGCCGGCAGCACGGGCACCAGTCGGTGGACCAGGAACGCGGCGGCCACCGCAATGGCGGCACCCGCCAGCCCCGGGAGCAGCCTCTCCGCCCGTCCGGACAGGCCACGGGCGGGCTCAGGATAAGATCTGCTGGCTGGCACTCACCTACTGTGCCGGAAAAGACGCGGAATGCACGAACCAGGGGACCTCCGCCAACACGCCACAATGGATGGCAGTAATGAATTCGAAACAAAAAGATGGTTGGCTATTGGACATGTCAGACCTATTCCAGGATTACTCCGTGGCCGCCGGCCGGTCCGGAGCCTACGACGAGATGTTCGCCCCCGGGCAACAGGCAAGGGACTCGTACGGGCAGGTGGCGGACGCCCTTCGCAAGCTCTCCCTGGCCGATGTCAGCGCGCGCGCAGACTCAATGGCGCGCACCTTCCTGGACCGCGGCGTGACCTTCGACTTCGCGGGGGAGGAGCGCCCCTTCCCGCTGGACATCGTTCCCCGGGTCATTCCAGCGGGGGAGTGGGATGTGCTGGAGCGCGGGGTCGCGCAGCGCGTACGCGCGCTCGAGGCGTTCCTCAACGACGTGTACGACAAAATGACCGTGGTGGCCGACGGCGTGATTCCGCGGCAGCTGGTGACCACCAGTGCGCATTTCCACCGGCAGGTCCACGGCTTCGAGCCTGCCGGCGGCGTCCGGGTCCACATTTCGGGCATCGACGTCGTCCGTGATGCCGCCGGAACGTTCCGGGTGCTGGAGGACAACGTCCGCGTTCCCTCGGGCGTGAGCTACGTCCTGGAGAA contains:
- a CDS encoding YeiH family protein, whose translation is MPASRSYPEPARGLSGRAERLLPGLAGAAIAVAAAFLVHRLVPVLPAMTLAVVLGVLAANLPVAGAWTAGRARPGLDFAGKHLMRGGIVLLGLKVGIMDVLGLGWLSLVLIVGVVAASFGGTYAISRLFRLPPVTSLLVATGFSICGASAIGAMAAVRRIRHVDTVLPVALVTLCGTLAIGVLPLLVHPLRLSAPVFGAWTGASVHDVGQVVATAQTAGTAALGIAVVVKLTRVLLLAPVAAIAGAHHRLAPRPADTGDGQNTKLPPVVPLFVLGFVAMVGLRSTGWLAPGWLEAGGALQDILLGAALFGLGSAVRVRTLLHTGGRALLAALASWFLIALLGLAAALLIAA